A window of the Sciurus carolinensis unplaced genomic scaffold, mSciCar1.2, whole genome shotgun sequence genome harbors these coding sequences:
- the LOC124974879 gene encoding 3-alpha-hydroxysteroid sulfotransferase-like, with translation MFLYQVIIFGRHQTLLRNQSHWNNTLNVSSKETNPRSTIEKICQFLGKKLNPEELDSVHKNSSFHSMKQNKMSNLETMPESLTSLHFSMARKGICGDWKNHFTVAQDEAFNKVFQEKLAGFPKDLFPWE, from the exons ATGTTCTTGTATCAGGTTATTATTTTTGGACGACATCAGACCTTACTAAGAAACCAGAGTCACTGGAACAATACTTTAAATGTTTCATCCAAGGAAACG AACCCAAGAAGCACCATAGAGAAGATCTGTCAATTCCTGGGAAAGAAGTTAAATCCGGAAGAACTGGATTCAGTCCACAAGAATAGCTCCTTCCACAGcatgaaacaaaacaagatgtCTAATCTTGAAACAATGCCTGAATCTTTAACGAGTCTGCACTTCTCAATGGCAAGGAAAG GCATCTGTGGGGACTGGAAGAATCACTTCACAGTGGCCCAAGATGAAGCCTTTAATAAAGTATTCCAAGAGAAGTTGGCAGGTTTTCCCAAAGACCTATTCCCATGGGAATAA